CCCATAGGTGGAAATGGTATGGGAAAGTAGGATGGTAATATGGAACTGGTATGGGGTcaaattttaccaaattttaacTATGGGAAGTGTGTGGGAAGAAATTTGAGGCTGCCTATTTCATGGGAAAACTATGGGAATAAGGTTCCCATACACATGCCATAGCAATCAGAATTCCCACAACTTCCCTTTACTATGGGACTGATATGGGACATTCATTCTTTGGAATAAGCCATAGATTACCCATACCCACTAACAGTTGGTCAACATGTACCATAGATTTCCCACTGTTAAAATTTTGTGGCATTTCTGTGGTGCATTCCCTCTCTGTATTTCAACCGTACAGCTTTGATTTCCCATAGAATTCCCATGACATGTTCTATGGGAAATCTATGGGATATCTCGGTGCTCataatgacaatgaaaaatcaCAGGATGTGTTCACACATGGTATAACAAGAATTGCCTCATCTCCACCGACAAAATATATCCCCTGTTGAAAACAGCTAGTACACAGCATTCTTTATTTTGACTGGCTACAATTTTGTAACTAAAATGACCATAACAAGTCtaagaatatttttcatgagAGAATTGAACAGCAACACGCTGAAATATGCTGCTCTAAAAAACACAAATTAGATGAAAATTTAATTCATGCAGTTTTTGCTCATGCAACTACTCACTCTGTTTTAATTCAAGCATTAAGTATCATTAAACGTAACAACATACAGATGTCACAGTTTGTCAAATAATAGCTATCATTttagggcgtgtttaaaacacgaaatggcgaaatggcgaaatggcgaaatagcgaaatggcgaaatagcgaaatggcgaaatggcgaaatgacgaaatggcgaaatggaactaaagacaagagccacagttataaagtatgagcTGCCTAGTGAAATCGGATCATgtttccatctgttgccgaatttattttgtggttaatcgccacaaataaaataaacagctatgcatcaccgtcatgggcctttcggtaatttcaatttcagtctttctctgttaacagaacgcctaggatattcctcgtcaaagtggcggcgttatgggaagaaatctatttgtgtatctcgtatttaccgttcgtgttttaaacacgcccatttttcggcgcaagttgcatatctgcactgcactacaaagcttaccttgtatgtACAGTATCTgtttgatataaacaccccacgtcactccgtttccgtgcaaagtacgtaaatatcttgtgtaaacttcatcgcgaagtacataatccatttcatgtgattgctggagctcaaagcataacgtcatagccactgcttgactgtaaatacgagataaacaaatagatttcttcccatatataacgccgccactttgatgaggaatatcctaggcgttctgtcaacagagaaagactgaaatcgaaattaccgaaagatccatgacggcgatgcataggtgtttcttttatttgtggcgattaaccacaaaataaattcggcaacagatggagatttcagtggaaaggtaataatttataactgtggctcttgtctttagttccatttcgccatttcgccatttcgctatttcgctatttcgccatttcgccatttcgctatttcgccatttcgtgttttaaacacgcccatcaTTTTATTTCTCACTATGCACTGCAGGCAACTTTTCACTGAAAAAGTCCGAGCAAGCATCTGCATCTTTGacaaattgttcaaaagtgCTTGAATCGGCAAAATCTAGCAGTTCAAATTCGTCTAAGATTATTCTCAACTTGGCTTCATCTTCCAAGGGAAATTCACTTGAACTATCCATGTCGTTTACCTGCAAATAGTTGCAGGCTTCACCAGGCATCATAGTGTTTGTTTCTGCGAGAAAAAGTTCAGCAACATCGCCATGCATACAAAAGGCTGTGGTTGTGATCCGTCGGGAATCAGTTCTTCAACATCGCATTTGTTTAAATCATTGCGTGTACCAGTTGATGATTGTTTCGATTTATAGAAATTGCCTTTTCGTCTTCTTGCTGCTTGAAATTTTTATGGATTAGAGTGACGCATGTATTCGCAGTAGCGATCTCTTCGTTTTTGTGTTAGCTTTCCGAAGTCGTACTGATCATCCGCCATCTTTGTTGACTTCTAGTCTAGGTCCCAGTCTCCCACGTGTATGACACATGCTTTGTTATTCAAGAACATGTGATGTTTTATTGACCAATAACGTGAACCCTTCAAACCCACGCTGAAATGCGcgtcatttcaaaattttcacacATTTCACCAAGAGAGTCTGTTAAAAGAGCGAGCTTTGAGCTTCCTTTACCTGTttgttgtttaaactgcaagaAAAGATAGCTGCacgaaattcaagaaaaagaaatgtcCCAGCACGTCTAAGAGAAGGTAAGCAACTTCAAGTGAATTGCGTTTATGAAAGCACGAAGCGATTGATGAATTTAATTCTTATTAAAATGATGCTCAAAAGTAAATCGAGGGCTTTAGTTTGTTTCAATGCACTAACGAtccaaaatcaagtaagcccATAACTACTTGCACCTTAGTTGTTTTGCCACACTATCAAGTTTAATCTAACAAGAGGATTCAGTTATACTTTTGTAACTTGTATGTTTAGAGATCATGCCATGCATGATCAAACATGCAAATCTAAGCCAAAGTTATGAATGGATTTGCCATCTTAGAACTATTAGTTTTGTAGGTTTAATCTTTTGTATTCTTTCAGATCTTGAAATAAATCTAAAACTCgcagtctccattaaaaaaaaaaaaaatcaggaggAACTTCATTGGGACACAAATTACTGGAATCCCATCCAATCATCCTGGTTAGAAACTTCCCCAACAAGTGGTTTAACACAGCTCTATAGCATACCGGAGTATAGTTACTTTTTTTATTCTTGGCCAAAGCAGAGATAAGCCACTAGTACATGGAAAATGTAGATGAAACTGAACTGAGAAGTTATCAATTTTAAATCAAGAAAACCCAACAGAACACCTTACAACTGACTACCTGCACTTAAGAGATTCTTGTAATTGATAGGTGTGGTTCATTAAGAAAACATTAAACATCATATTTTGGGTGTTGATGTTATGTTCATGGCATATTACATGTGCATTATAACTtaactttgcctttttttttcaggtaaaGTCTGTTCAAAGTTCTCAAAGGAGTCTCCTCTGCCAAGTCAGATAATACAGAAGATCAACATGAAATGCGTTGAAGCAAGGAGAACCCAAAGAGTACGAGAGCAAAGACCAGAGTgaacaatttttataatttaaacTGTTTAAATTGAGGAGTGACTCATTCAGTTTCATAGTGTTGACCAAGAAGAAATATAGCACGGTGttgatctaaaagaaaaaagattttcATAGTGTATGttgaccaaaaagaaaaatgacatttttaaaGTGTTGACTTAACATAGCGTTCATCAAGAAGAAATACACTATCAAAATCACAAGAGGGGTAAAATGCAGtcagtaaattatttttcatcttATGCTGTGCCAATCTAGATTTCATgaatgaaaaacttttatctCACGGACACTGTTTATTTATCAGGATGCCAATACAAAGCTTCGTAACTTATGGTAATCTCTGCTACAAAACAGTGTGAAACCCATTTAAATTAAACAAGAGCTGCTTTGCTTTCAAGCTGATCAATACATATTGGGAGTTTTGTGACCTGTCGCCTCAATAGCGTCATTTTTCTTCATACAAAAATTCAGACTGAAAAAAAACCATGTTTACATGGCCATGCATGAAGCAACTGTTAAAATTTCTCTGTTCAAATTTGTAACTGCAGTTTTACCACTCCAGTGATTTTGATAGTATCATTGatttcttggttttttgttcattttttagaagcaaTTAAAGATGGTTTGAAGAACATGATGTTGTGATGATTACTTGTTGATAGccttcaatatttctttcagcttACAATTTCAAGAGTAATTTCTGAATCATATGGCAAAGATGCATGGGTCTGGATTCAAAAGTCCCCATAGTGTTCCCATACCAGATGACAGCTTTGCTGAAtgctatgggaatgatatggaaCTTTACAAAAGGCCATAGCAATCCCATAGAGAATCAAATCAGGTACTCCAGGGTCattatgggaatggtatgggattaTTGCATACCATCCCTCTAATAAATACTATGGGAAAtatatggaactttacgaaatacgtagcaGTCCCATATGAATGTTCAGCCATTATATGGTATCACTATGGGACTgacccatatcattcccataccagATGCTATGGGGAAtgtatggaactttacgaaatacgtagaaATCCCATAGTGAAAGACAATAGAGCACACTTGGCTGAGACATCGTTGCTATTATGGGTTCAATATGGGAGTTAATGTCCCATATAAAAGCCATACAAAACCCACACATTAGTCATAGGTTGTCCCATACCATTTCCATATTTGGACCATATATGTCCCATATCAACAGCTTTGGTAAGGGCTAACATAACCAACCAAGCCTAACCAAACCCTGAGGATGacaatagcctgatccaaatgtgttagtgaaacttcattgagtgtaagtgaactggacattagtgaaaagaggttggtggaacatcattctgtttaacatgatacaagttgacataaatatttacacaatgtttaattttttccatgaatgcaaattctctcctccccactacctgaggagtgctgggacctcagtgggaaaattggctgttatttgaaaacagtacccagctatgtggggtcttggataaaatttacacctttggCATACAAAGtggaatgtatggtatatatatatatatatatatatatatatatatatatatatatatatatatatacacaattggacaaaatttcagctaggtaCTGCCTGAGATACatggagatggtgctatgaaaagttgttctgtcagggagagtaaaattgTTGCTCAGTTTCTTCCATGTCCCTGCTTTAAttgtctccagttttcgaagacaaagattctcattgacttgcatctcatGATATTGGAATTTTTAAATAAAGCATGTAGTGTTTGTCAAAACAATTGTAGAaaaaaacatgatataatttgtttggataagatctcatttttgtgccataaaatcaaagaaagttttattttggtctcttattagtcaagaatgcagttttgcatcatcaaattcatgCGTGATGATAGATATCTTAATACTGATACATGAGCAGGttggtttgtgattgctcttgtcacaatagttgggtacagtttgaatgaaatgattaatttatagtaCTGGAATATTTTATTTCTAGTCACAGCAATCATCCATGTTACGcctccttttgtaaacatgaggtgtcagAAGTTTAAATATTGATCAATAGTTTATTTTCCtgctgtcaatcaaatgcttcatgacagtggatggacagttacaaaaggtgcatgaccaattgaatgtaatcagccaataatggtggtcctttTATCCCATCTGTTAGTAATTGATAGAAGTCAAAtgtataaaaccagtgattgcaatttgaacttcagagtccacatgtttatgaaaggtgcattaaagacACAGTAGGTTTGTAGCAATaattaatacctttagttgTTACTAagcttcattctacaaagcttttgactgcatgaccacaacctgaaattaggatcttatccacaccaagttcttgttgtgggtgagcaatggtgattttttgagatgctaatgctttttttttttcctggtggGGTGAAAAAGCTGAAGTTACAGTGCCAGTAttaccattcctaattacaggggaggtctggattgtgcaagcacacagattttgtgaaattcatctgtgtaagtataatttattatatttcatctgaaatttaataaaaggtataaattttaagtcaaacacaggtactagttaaaaattttatactttccagatttaaattagactaaagtttaatgtatgaagattggttgaaTGGTCACCATAAATGAACTACAggagacttgtgggagacaagtcatCAAACTATGTTTTAGTAATccgaaggtcaaaggttcaactcctgttaggagcagttgcattttttctgagtacagtatgcccacagtgatcattgaaagataaatgcctcatatcattcatttagcagggtaaaagcctgccatctcatttactgtcattgctaacttttcataattatcatttctacaggaggaaggaagctcaagaagaactgcagaaagtaaagttgataatttccctgttctcatcttTACTGTCTGTACTAGCAGAaagagttgctggagatgtagtgTCTCATAGCGTTGCCACACCAGGTTCCCCCAGTGGTGTTGTTAGTTctaggccacaggctaccagtacaccagcatggcaaccctaatcattaaaacagtgaagtggtttataattcttggaTTCAATTGATAGTTTGttacttttttcaaaattgtaaagtgttttcttcatcaacagcatgtaagggtaatatggaactaatcataggaagctttactgtctaaataaagttataagggaagaaataactgtgaagtcaagtttggttcAGTTATTGCAACGTtgggttgtcctcttgcaaatgcaTTTCGAGTAGTGCaaactattcttcatgaagtaataagaaaataaagccaaagaggactaacgcaatcaatcctcttcagaaattcgattgaaatcaaaatctgtttgcccgcATTACTCATCCTAGCCCGaagtatctatttatcactaccaataggttaacattccTACAAACTACCCTCTTTTTAGGGCAATTTGAAGCGCCAAACAATGGCTCTTGTCTTTGAATTTGTtcatctttttttgataagtgtaataaacaatgccaaagcttcccaaacagacctcagttgaatatggattgcctttgaaaaatattcccagagcttggagaacgttttctttacgggtctaaaaagctgcctacagatagcttaaacccttgtccgtaaagacgACGTAACAACCTTACTTAAGCTTGCTTTATggtttacgtaaattttcgtaacggctgtctttacgactttttatgcttttgcgtaaatattacgattttagtctcccttcgcattctttacggactaccgaaaacaatgcgtaaagaccttctttacgtaacttgaaaggtagtcttagagaaccgtaaacaggatcttaacgctttctttacgatgtcttcatgcaaccgtaaatttgagatttcatgctgtgattGGTGAGCGGCATTTTCAGAGCCTACATTTATCTACGCAATCAGTGGAGTGCATAGGTGACGGAAAGTGGAAGGTGCTCTCCGAGAACGGCAAGACCTTCTACGAAGTAATGCAAAACCCTCAACCCTGTCCGGAAAAAGGCTTCTGCAAGATGGAATGCTCGAAGTGTGAACTGTGTATCCATTCCTTCTTGTGCACTTGTCCTGATTCGCTTATCATGAATACTATCTGCAAACACATTCACCTAGTTTAGCGCAGCTTCCAAGGAGGGACTGACGAGTTAACAAACGCGAGCGTTGAGATGCCAAGTAATGATGGCCAACAACAAGAAATAGAACACATTTTGACTGGAATCCGTTCCCATCCAGACGATATAGCTGCCTTAAAAACAAGAGTCAAAGAGAGGTTACTGCAGATCATGGACGAGGTTGACCAGTGTAGCTCATCTACGGCCCTTAAGCAGCTGGAAAAACAAATGACGGCTGCTGCTAATTTGTTTGCCTCCGTAAAAGGTGACGAGGAACAGGAAGTAATTCCACTTAAGGTAAATGAGAAAGCTCCAGTCAACAAAAACATGAAGACAGCCAAATGTTTTGCCTAGACCCTCCTCCAAACTCACTATATTTGCTCTAGTTGGCCATGTTAACAGCTTCCCACTATTTTTGTTGCACAATGCAGCACATTTTGAAATAACTCTCACTGAGGACAAGCCTCTCAGATAAAAATACCTTACATTTGGAGTTCTCCTTATAATTCATAAGTGCTATTTTTGTCTTACAGTAAGGGCCAAGACAGCACACGAGATTGTTAAAAACCGACCAGCAGCTGGTGTTCTGGACCAAGCTTTGGCTACAGAGTACAAGGTAGGATTTTTAAAGAGTGCATCACCGATTAGTGTGTTTACGGCTAGAATTAAAGCAAGTGCAGTACGTAGGACTATTGATCGAGTGAACTAGGAAAAACACCACCACACAGCTTTTAGACCTTCAAGTAGCTTCAATCATTATTTAAGGATAGTGCACACAGTAAAATGTCAAATAATGTTCATTTTGTCTACAACAATGGATTGAACATTATATATATCAGACATTATTAGATAATATTCTTGTATTTTGGTAACTGTTAGCAAAATTATGTATAATTTCAGATGGTAGAACTTATGGATGGATCCGGAGTATTCTGGTACGCTCACCAGCGAGCCTACTGTTCTGCGTTCAGAAACTGGGCAAGTTCCATAAATGCTGCAGTAGACATTTATTTTACTAAAGAAACACTTGCTTCCTGCTGTGCATTGGGAAGTGAGAATAAAAGCAAAAGTGGCCATCCTCCTTTAAATCCTGTTATCATCCAGGCCCTTATTGGTAAGTGAAGTTGCGTTTTGTGTAACTGTCATTtgcatgaaaaaaatatatgttcccacaagtttttgttattttttaactATTCATATCTTGATTTAAGACCCattaatttcattggctttgAACACCAAAAAGTCGAAAATCTTTGTTAATGAATCTGTCTCTGTTTGATAAAAACTCTCAGGTGGCCCTGTTTGAAGTTGCctgtaataattaattaatataaattaATATTAGCTTGGCCACCTTTAATATTCCCAGTAAGTGTCAGCATTTTAAAATCTTTTCATTGTAAGAAAAAGGCCAAGGGGAAAAACCCACTCCTACTTTTTGAAGTAGCACTCTTCAGCATTGCATTAATTGTTGCCAATAACAATGTTGTGGTCTGCCTATGAAATACATAAGAAAAGGTTTTTGAAATTACttacaaataattttcaaaacatcTTCTTTCAGGAAAAATTTGCTCCAAGTTTGGCAAGGATGGTGTCTCTCCCAGCCAAGTTGTTCACAAAATAAATATGAAGTGTGTTGAAGCCAGAAGACTGCCAAGGAGTACAGTGTGTTGCCCAGTTTCCGGCCGGTACCAGTTTccggccaaaaaaaattaaactcgGTTATTTTCGATGGGATTTTAACTGTTCGTCCACCGAAGCGATTCGTCGAAAAAACGAACATCTCCGCTATCAAGTGATGGTTTTGGCGGGCTTTTGGGTCTAGAAACAAGCCAACAAGAGGGAATTTTGTTCAGGTGAGTAAAATATTACGAGCTGATTTTTGGCCTTTTCACTGCACAGCGAAGCTACCGTACGCAAACAAATAACTCGTTTAATAGGACATAGTTCACGGAGCTTGATAATTTTTCGAAAGAACTTACATTGAAGGTGGAAGTAATTAAGGGACCTGTCATCATAATCCAGAACTTAGCTGTTTGCGAACTTCAGAAGTCTAAATCCTAGCTAAGATTTGCGCACACTGCGCCAGTTTCCGGCCACTGATCTGCACTCTTCGATAGATTGTTAAAACTTATTTGAATTAAAGAAATTTCATAACTTActactcaagaaattaatgaaatgtACACAGCTTAAGCAAGCATGGCGTAGTGATAACTCAGATGTGCTGTGGGTAAGACATTCTGGTAAGCAAAAGGTCATTGAGGTcatacataattttattattccGTAAACGGCGGATGAGAATGAACAGACGATGAACCAAAACCTGGAACGTACCCGATAGATATAAGTAGAAGATAATTcagataaattatttatgaaCTGTAGTTCTAGTACTAGTAGTGGAGTGtagtatttatttgttttcatagCCCTAAAATTAAGAATTGCAGCTGTATCTGCTTCGTCACATAATGTTTATATTATTTAGTGGGAGGTGTTGCGTGATGAATCGCATAACACCTTCCATTCCCCCCCTCCCCCGCAGTAACTTCTTACACAGGATTTTTCTTTACAGTTGAATTGATATGGCTAGTCAGCATAATGGGTGTGACCCGTCCAACCTTTTTGTAAAGGCAATGAACGATGTTAGGGTGGGAGGACTAAGCATTCGAAAATCAGCCAAAAAGTGGGGGATTAAAAGGACCACTCTTCAAGATCGCTTGAGTGGTCGGGTTGAGATCAACAGACGCAGAGGCCCACCTCCAATTCTAACAAAGCAGGAAGAAAACCAGTTCACAGATTGGCTGATTGTAATGGCAAACCGGGGTTTCGGTGTGTCTAAAGAGTGTTTACTTAAAACGGTCAAAACATTCCTTGACAAAGACGGAAGAAAAACCCCTTTTCAAGACAACAAACCTGGGAACAAGTGGTTTCGCTCTTTTGTTAAGCGAAACCCTCGGGTAAAATTACGAAAGTCACGAcctcttgaaaagaaaagggCTAAGATCTCGAAAAAGATTTGGACGCCTGGTTTAATGGCTTCGAAAAGTTTTTGGTTGAAAAAAGCCTCGCAGATAAGCCGTCGCAAATCTGGAACTGTGATGAGACCGGTTTCGATATGCAAGGACGAGCAGGAAACGTCATTGGCCCATCTGACAGAAAAGAAGCGCCGTTTAGCGTCTTCCAGGAAGCCGAGAGCATGTTACTGCCTTACCTTGTTTTAACGCATACGGCCAGTGGATGCCCCCATATCTCCTTTTTCCTGGAAAGCGCATTCCCGTTACTTACAATCCGCTAGAAGGAGGCGTCGAAGGAAGTGTCTTTTCTATGACAGAGTCTGGTTATATGGACACGTCAACATTTTATATGTGGTTTGCAAATCACTTCATACCAAATTTGCCACCAGCAAGGCCTGTTGTCTTACTTGTTGACGGTCATGATTCGCATCTTAATCTCAAGTTATTCCAACTAGCAGAAAAGAATGGAATCTATCTGTATTCTCTTTTACAAAATGCGACACATTTCGTTCAGCCCGCTGATGTCGGTGTATTTGGTCCAATGAAAAAGAGTTGGTACAAAGCAGTACGACTGTTTGCTCAAAGAAACCCAAACACGGACATCAATAAGAAAAACTTTTGCTCAGTGTTCAAAGCAACATGGGAAGAAGTTATGAGCCCATCAGTTCTAGTCAGCGCCTTTCGTAAATCGGGTATTTACCCTTTGGACAGGAAGCAGATTTCAAACGAGCGACTGCTTTGCTCTGAGCAATCTTCTTCCGAGACAGGTTCTCCTCAACCAACACTCTCAAGTAAGAACATATCAGGCGCAGTGCAAGCTTTTGAAGCTCTAGAAGCAGTCTTGACGACCCCTTCCAAGACCAAATACAGACGAAGGATGGCAGAAGGCTATGATCTTGAAGGAAGTCCAACCTTTTCTGTTTGGCAGAAGCTGTACCGCGCAACAGAAGATCCAGTCATACCAAGCGAAGCCAACCTGCAAGGAACAACAGCAGCGTGTACAACAACTGCAACACCTTCAACAAGTACTGCCTCTATAGCAAGGGCGCCTTTAAATACCACGGCATCTTTGACAAGTGCAGCGCCTTTAACAAGTAAGAAACGTAGAGCAGGTACTGAGCCAGCTTCGTGCCAGTCTCACTCCACGGAAAGGGTGCTCCGAGAGATTTTAACCTTTCCCACTCTTGATGCAAGCGGTCCTCCAAAATGTAATGTCAAAAGAAGTATTCCAAATTTTGTGAGTGGCCCTGAGTCAATGCAAATTTTACTTGATGAGAAACTAAAAAAAGCAAGACAACTCgcagaaaagcaaaagaagttaCAAGAAAGGGAAAATAAGAAGGAAGAGAGACGCAAGAAACAAGAGGAAGagaaattaaacaaagaaaaaagaaaagaagaaagatcACGGAACCTCTGGGAGTAAGAGAGCAAGGAAGTCAGACAGTCAGAGTCAAGCAAGTAGAGGGAAAAAATGGCGACAAAATTTGGTGgagaatgaagaaaatctctGTAGCATCTGCCTCCTGGAGTATCTTTCCACTGATGGCGAAAACAACCCTTGGGTCCTTTGCGACGGTTGTA
This genomic window from Acropora muricata isolate sample 2 chromosome 2, ASM3666990v1, whole genome shotgun sequence contains:
- the LOC136892729 gene encoding uncharacterized protein, yielding MPPYLLFPGKRIPVTYNPLEGGVEGSVFSMTESGYMDTSTFYMWFANHFIPNLPPARPVVLLVDGHDSHLNLKLFQLAEKNGIYLYSLLQNATHFVQPADVGVFGPMKKSWYKAVRLFAQRNPNTDINKKNFCSVFKATWEEVMSPSVLVSAFRKSGIYPLDRKQISNERLLCSEQSSSETGSPQPTLSSKNISGAVQAFEALEAVLTTPSKTKYRRRMAEGYDLEGSPTFSVWQKLYRATEDPVIPSEANLQGTTAACTTTATPSTSTASIARAPLNTTASLTSAAPLTSKKRRAGTEPASCQSHSTERVLREILTFPTLDASGPPKCNVKRSIPNFVSGPESMQILLDEKLKKARQLAEKQKKLQERENKKEERRKKQEEEKLNKEKRKEERSRNLWE